Part of the Bradyrhizobium sp. AZCC 1721 genome, TGCCAGGAGATTTTGCTGATACATCTTACGCAAATAAAACGAATGCATCGCCGCTGGCATGCGCGTCGAATCGGAATTCCAGAACAAAAGATCAACGGGAATTTGCTCCTTGCCGAGCAGGTAATTGCTGACGACGAAGGACCAGATCAGGTCATTGGCGCGCAACATATTGAACGCCGCCGCCATATCCTGCGCTTCCAGATAGCCGCGCTCGCGCATTCGTCTTTCGAGAGACGCCAGCTGCCCTTCGTCGATGAAGACGGCCATATCCCCGACTTCGGTAAAATCGACAAGCGTCGCGAAGTAGGTGGCGCTTGCAATCCGGTCGTCTCCCTTCGCGGCCGAATATGCCGCCGTCGAGGCGAGCAGGGTTCCGCCGAGGCAATAGCCAATTGCGTTGACGTTATGCTCACCGGTCGCGGACTCGATCGCGTCCAATGCCGCCAAAGGTCCCTCGAGCATGTAATTTTCAAAGCCCTTTTCAGCGAGCTTCTCATCGGGATTCACCCAGGAGATGGCGAACACCGTATGTCCCTGATCGACGGCCCATTTGATGAAGGAGTTCTTTGGCTGTAGATCGAGAACATAGAACTTGTTGATCCATGGCGGGATGATCAGCAGTGGCCGCCTCCGGACTTCTCTTGTCGACTGCGTATACTGGATCAATTGCATGAGCTCGTTCTGGTAGACGATTTTTCCTGGGGTCGTTGCGATGTCTTCGCCGAGGCGGAAAGCATTCATGTCGGTCATTGTAATCGCAAGCCGGCCATTGCCGCGCTCCAGATCGGCAAGAAGGTTCTGCAAACCACGCAGTAGGTTCTGTCCGCCGGATTCCAGGGTTGCGCTGAGGACCTCCGGATTGGTGATGACGAAATTGGAAGGCGACAAGGCATCAACGAACTGGCGCGTGTAGAAATCGACCCTGCGAGCAGAGGCCTCGTCCATGCCTTTGACTTCGCGGATAGCAGAAAGAATCGACTTGGCAGCAACGAGATAACTGTCCTTCACAAAGTCGAAGATAGCATTCTCGCTCCAGTCCGGATGCCTGAACCGTTTGTCTTTCGGGGCATCGGCTTCGCGTGCACGCAGCATGAGCATGCGTTCCGCCATTTTCTGCCAGATACCTAGAGAGTTGTAGAATAGGTCGATCTGGGCGCGGGCGACAGCCACCGGGTCGGTCATCATCCTGGTCATGAGCTCGAAAAAATCGAACCTGAGCGTTGACGTGCCGCCCATCTCGAAATTGATCGCGCCCGGCTGATGAGACGCGAAGCGCTGCATCAGTAGCTGGTTTTGTTCCGCGATATTCCGCAGTTGCGCCGCAAGGGCAATCGGATCCCAGGTGGGCTGCATCCGTTTGTCGGCCAAAGCTCTCTCCTGCTGTTGACAGGCCTGACCAAAGCCGTTTGGGTAACTTCCAAGAAAACTAACATCTCGCCGGATGCGGTTGGATACACGCACGGTCGGCAGATAGGGTTGATTAGTTATGTAAAACCGGTCTTCCGTGTACGCAGCTCCTGTTCGAGAAAGCCCCCGGCGCGCTTATGGCCCTAGTCTTCCACCTGCATCCGCATGAGTTGGTGGCGTATCAATAGAATGCGACGGCGATACGTTTTTCTTTACGCCAGACGACTGAACAGCGGCGCGGGCCACCGTCCGGAATGACAGTCAGCGCGAATTCGTCGGGAATCTTTTCATCTCCAGCAATATCAAGGGCGGCACCGTATGCGGAGATGCTGCGAATCAAGCAATCTGCTTTCGAACGGCCGAAGCTGATTGAGCCGGACTTTGGGATGCGTGTCGAATGGGAATTTTTCTGCTCCATAGTTTTTCTCCGAGTAAAGAGTTCACCCCGCCGAGCGCAAATCGATTGTCGTCGGGCACCTCCTGCCCTCAAAACGAGCCCGTCAAAATCTCGGAAGCCGATCCGATCTCAGAGCCTTGAATTAAATAAGTGCCATTAAAATACCACATTAAAATTGCGAATTAAACTGGAATATAAAAATTAAATTAAAATTAAATGAACGGTCGAGGGTCTGAGCCGAAGTTCTGCAAAGGCTTGCCCTTTCCTGCAATTTTAGCGCCGATTGCATTCGATCCTCCTCAAAAATGGCTGCACCATTGGCATTTGATCCAAGCGACCTTTAAATCGCCCATACAGCCGTCGGTTATTTATTTCGATCCCGCGGGGCCGCGTCGCACTTGTTAGTCTCGGCGGCCGCCGACGGGGACCGGACCGACGGGGGTCGATGCCGATTGCTGACACCGCGCTACTCTATGCGCTTGCGCCAGATCGTGAACGACAGCGCCCCAACAGTTGGTGCCTTATTATTCTCGGCAGTCGCGCAAAGCTAAACGCTACAATCCTGAAACCAACACCATCTCGTGGGGAACGGCGAATCCTGCACCGCCTTTACGACTGGTCCGGTGCGGACTGGCAGAAAAGCGGACCGCGGCCCGGCAGCAACATCACAGGATTTATTGATTTCGGGATGCCACGCTGCCCGCAGGGACTGGCCAATTCGGCGCCATTCAAGCGGTGGCGCCGTCGTTTGGGGTCGAGTTGAGCCCAGTCAACGTGAGTGACTACGAAGGGACCGAGCGCGCTGTCGCGGCTTTCGCGCGACAGTCGAATGGCGGTCTAATTCCGACCGCTAGCACTTTGGCCGTGATTCATCGCGATCTGATTATCGCGCTTGCGGCTCGGCACAAGCTGCCAGCGGCTTATTCCAGCCGCGCTTTTGTCGCTGGCGACGGCCTTATCTCATATGGGCCTGACCGGGTCGGCCAATATGCGCGCGGCCAGCTATGTCGATCGCATCATTAAGGGAGAGAAGCCCGCCGACCTGCGAGCATGTCAGTCAGTGCAGGTGCCTCGCCCCGATACGGAACGTGCACCATGTTGAGACCGGCCAGCAGCTTGAACAGTTCACCGGATAGATGGCCTGCCGTTCCGTTGCCGCCTGATGCCATGTTGACCTTACCCGGGTTGGCCCGGGCATACGCGATGAACTCGGAAACCGTCTTCGCTGGGAACGATGGGTTTACCGCCAGAATGAAGGGGATCGAGTTGATGCCGGAGACGGGTGTGATGTCGCGGAGGAAGTTGAAATTGAGTTTCTCATAAAGCGTCGCATTGATCGCGGACGAGGCGCCGACCAGGAGGAGGGTGTATCCGTCCGGCGGCGCATTCACAACCAGCTCCGTGCCAACATTGCTGCCTGCTCCTGGCCTGTTCTCGATGACAAATTGCTGGCCGAGACGCTCCGACGGCCATTGGCCTATCAGACGAGCGCTGATGTCGGTAAATCCGCCGGCGGCAAATGGGACGACGACGCGCACCGGCCGGGCGGGGTAGCCTTGCGCCCAAGCGAAGCGCGACAAGGCCGGCAGCGCGGTAGCCACTGTTGCGAGAAGCAAGAATTGGCGGCGGGGCAGTTTCATGGTCTCTTCCTCCCTGATCGTCTTTATTGGGCACGCCTAAATGGGCGCGGACGCGCGATGGGAGCGTGGATAGACCGCAAATGTGATGGTCTCAGTGGATATGCCCGCCGAGGGCATCGACGCCTGCCACCAACCAAAGGGGGACTTCGGCACGTCCCGCTGGCCCGGCTCGAAAGTTAGGCTACCTCAACGGCGCAGCGGGCGGAAGTGGACATGACCGCTTGTGGCCCGTTCGAGACATGACGGCTGAACGCGGGATGTCCGTTAATCGGAGTATAGCCGATGTGCCCGGCCTAGGGTCGAACCGACGCTTTTGACCCTGGCTGTGTGAAAACGCCGTGCCGCTGTTATGATTCTCCCGTGATTCTAGGGGGGATCGATGAGGCGCTTCGTTGAGGAGGCCGATCGTGGGCAATGGACGCTACTGCCCGAGTGCCTCGATGATTTCATTGACGAGGGCAACCCCGTCCGCGTCATCGACGTGTTCGTCGGTGCGCTCGATTTGGCGGAGATGAGCTTTGAAGGAGTGGAGCCGGCGGCGACTGGTCGGCCCTCGTACCATCCCTCGGTTCTGCTGAAGCTTTACATTTACGGCTATCTGAACCGGGTGCAGTCGAGCCGCCGGCTCGAACGAGAAGCCGGACGCAATGTCGAGGTGATGTGGCTGCTGGGCCGGCTCGCTCCCGATCACAAGACGATCGCGGACTTCCGGAAGGATAACGGCTTGGCGCTGCGCAAGGTCTGTGCGCGCTTCGTCGAACTTTGCCGCGAAATGGGGCTTCTTGCGACGGCGAGCGTCGCCATCGATGGCAGCAAGTTCAAGGCCGTGAACAACCGGGACAGGAACTTCACAAAGGCGAAGGTGCAACGGCGGCGTGCGCAGCTTGAGGAGAGCGTCGCGCGCTATCTGAGCCAGCTTGACACGGCCGATCGACAGGAGCCGAGCGAGGCGCTGGCCGCAAAGGTAACAAGGCTCACCGAGAAGCTGACGAAGCTGAAGGAGGAAATGGGCAAGCTTGCGGTTTACGAGAAGCAGATGCTGGATTCGCCAGACCAGCAAATCTCCCTGACCGATCCGGACAGCCGCTCGATGGCGACGAGCGGCCGCGGTTCCGGCGTCGTCGGCTACAATGTGCAGGTCGCCGTGGATACCGAGCACCACCTGATTGTGACGCATGAGGTCACGAACAGCGGTTCAGATCGGGCACAACTGGCCAATATGGCCAAGCAGGCGAAGGCTGTTCTACAGACCGAGACGCTCGAGGCCGTTGCCGATCGCGGCTACTTCAGCAGCGCGGAGATCCTCGCCTGCCACGAGGCCGGCATCACAGTAACTCTGCCCAAGCCGCAGACGTCTGGCGCCAAATCGGATGGACGCTTCGGCAAGCAGGACTTTGTCTATTTGCCGGAGGAGGACGCCTATCGCTGTCCGGCCGGGGAGCAACTGCCATATCGTTTTACGAGCGAGGAAGATGGCAAGCGGATAAGGCGTTACTGGACCAGCGCCTGCCAAAATTGTTCGCTCAAGTCTCAGTGCACGACAGGACCGGAGCGGCGGATTCCGCGATGGGAGCATGAGCATCTGCTCGAAGCCGTGCAGCGGCGCCTTGATGCAAACCCGCATGCCATGCGCGTGCGTCGCGAGACGGTCGAGCATCCGTTCGGCACGATGAAGGCCCGCATGGGGGCGACACACTTCCTCACCAAAACGCTTCCAAAAGTAGCCGCCGAGATGGCTCTCTCGGTCCTGGCCTATAACCTGACACGGGTCATGAACATCGTCGGGACCAAGCCGCTGATGGCTGCGATCGTCGCCTGAGACCGAACCGGTCCAGACTTCTCACAAACTTCCCTGGGAAGGGTGTTTTTACACGGCCAAGACCCGAAGCGGACGTCACTGACGTAAGCGGATGTCGTCTACCGACCCGAATAATCGGACGGCACGACTTACTTGGCCGCGCCTTCATCCCAAATCGTCGAGGTCTTCCGGCTCAAGCTTGAGGGCGGCCGCAAGCACATTATCTTCCAGATGATCGATGGATCGAGTGCCCGGGATTGGCAGCATAACAGGTGATTTAGCGAGCAACCACGCGAGGGACAGGGCAGCGTGCGTGAGGCCGCGACGCGAGGCGACTACCTTTATCCTCTGTGCCCTTAGGCCACGCTTCCCGCCCAAGGGGTACCAGGGCAGAAAAGCAATTCCGAGACGCTCGCAGGCGGAGAGTACATCTTCGCTGGTTTGGTCTCGTAGATTGTACTCGTTCTGAACCGACACGATTGGTGTGATGGAGCGCGCGACCTCGAGCTGGGCAACCGTGACGTTCGAGACGCCTATATGGCGAATTTTGCCCAAGCGCTGCAGATCCGCCAGCGCTCCAACCGATTCTGTGAATGGCACATTGGGGTCAGGCGCATGGAATTGGTACAAATCGATGCGATCCAGCCGCAAGCGCTGCAAACTGCCTTCAATCGCCCGCCGCAAACGGTCGGGGCGACCGTCCGGGACCCAAGATCCGCGGTTTGGTCTCACCAACCCGCCTTTCGTGGCAATAACCAAACCCGGCGGGTAGGGATACAGCGCCTGCGATATCAATAACTCATTCGCTTCGGGGCCATAACTATCCGCAGTGTCAATAAGATTAACGCCAAGCTCGACCGCTCGATGCAGAACCCGATTGACGTGCTGTCGATCCCTTGGTCTTCCCCAGGCATAATCCCCGCACAGACGCATCGCGCCGAAGCCCAATCGGTTAACCTTCAGGTCGCCGAGTTCAATCGTTCCAGCAAGCGCTGCACCTTTGTGGGATGACTGTTTCACCCGAAATCCCGTCCTATAGTAGCCGCAACGACTACGTCCTGCATTCTCGAAAAAAATCGCCTTTGCCGGTGGTGTCGCGCGCAAACTCTTTCAGGCGACGTTGATCGTCAAGCGAGAGACAAGCATAACCGGGGAGGTTCGGGCGGTCTTTACGGCCGCAGGAGCTGCATCTACACTGGCCGAAATTGCAATTTCTGGCGTGCCTTGCCCCAACGCAAAGCGAATAGCCCGCTTCTGGCCCAAACCGGCGGTGAGAAGGCGGGCAGAGCATGTCCGCTCTGCCCGGGTACTTCAGACATCCACTTGTTCCGCTATTGCCAGGGCGTCATCGACCTCAATGCCGAGATACCGGACCGTGCTTTCGATCTTGGTATGCCCAAGCAGAAGCTGGACGGCCCTGAGATTACCAGTCCGCTGGTAGATCAGGGTAGCTTTCGTTCGTCGTAATGAATGCGTCCCGAACAGCCTTGAGTCCAGTCCAATGCTTCCGATCCACTCCGACACGAGCCGGGCATATTGGCGCGTTGTCATGTTGCGGTTAGGACCACCACGAGCCGTGAATAAGAACTCACCAGGCCTTTTGTTGGCGGCCTTTAGATAGTCATCGACTGCCTGGCGAGTCTGCTCGCTCAATTCAAATCTGACAGGCCGTCCGGTTTTCTTTTGGCGGACAGTTGCGCGATCCGCCGTGTACCCGCCGGCAGCAACATCCTCGACTCGGATGGCGACAACATCACAGCCGCGAAGCTTACTGTCTATCGCCAGATTGAACATGGCGAGGTCGCGAGTGCGGCCTTCGATCTGGAGTTTCGTCCGGATTGACCAGACGTGTTTGGGTCGCAGCGGTGGCTTTGCCCCTGTCAGCTTTCCCTTGTTCCAGGGCAGGCGTTTATCAGGCGTCAGCGCAGCATTTACTTGATTCTGCATGGTCATACTCCTCGGTTACAGAGGAGGAGAGCATGTGCCACTGGTTAGGCATCCTTGACCCGGCCAATCTGCTCCTTTTGCGTAAGTCGTGTATCTTTAGCACCCGAGAAGCTCGTTCAACATCTTTGAAGGGTTCGTGGCCGTGGTCCGTAGCAAGAATGCGTCACCAACTTGGGGCGACGTTAAGGCCGCGCTCCTAGATTTCGATCGCGCGGGCCTTCGGGGACTAGTGCAAGACCTCTA contains:
- a CDS encoding PHA/PHB synthase family protein — translated: MADKRMQPTWDPIALAAQLRNIAEQNQLLMQRFASHQPGAINFEMGGTSTLRFDFFELMTRMMTDPVAVARAQIDLFYNSLGIWQKMAERMLMLRAREADAPKDKRFRHPDWSENAIFDFVKDSYLVAAKSILSAIREVKGMDEASARRVDFYTRQFVDALSPSNFVITNPEVLSATLESGGQNLLRGLQNLLADLERGNGRLAITMTDMNAFRLGEDIATTPGKIVYQNELMQLIQYTQSTREVRRRPLLIIPPWINKFYVLDLQPKNSFIKWAVDQGHTVFAISWVNPDEKLAEKGFENYMLEGPLAALDAIESATGEHNVNAIGYCLGGTLLASTAAYSAAKGDDRIASATYFATLVDFTEVGDMAVFIDEGQLASLERRMRERGYLEAQDMAAAFNMLRANDLIWSFVVSNYLLGKEQIPVDLLFWNSDSTRMPAAMHSFYLRKMYQQNLLAKPGGITLADAPIDLSKIRTPTFILATREDHIAPWKSTYAATRLYSGPIKFVLTDAGHMAGVISPPGSKYGHWANDNLPLSPDEWFAGATSHQGSWWPVWNEWVTQLDSDRVPAREPGGGKLTIIEDAPGSYGRVRWAA
- a CDS encoding aldo/keto reductase encodes the protein MKQSSHKGAALAGTIELGDLKVNRLGFGAMRLCGDYAWGRPRDRQHVNRVLHRAVELGVNLIDTADSYGPEANELLISQALYPYPPGLVIATKGGLVRPNRGSWVPDGRPDRLRRAIEGSLQRLRLDRIDLYQFHAPDPNVPFTESVGALADLQRLGKIRHIGVSNVTVAQLEVARSITPIVSVQNEYNLRDQTSEDVLSACERLGIAFLPWYPLGGKRGLRAQRIKVVASRRGLTHAALSLAWLLAKSPVMLPIPGTRSIDHLEDNVLAAALKLEPEDLDDLG
- a CDS encoding Bug family tripartite tricarboxylate transporter substrate binding protein, yielding MKLPRRQFLLLATVATALPALSRFAWAQGYPARPVRVVVPFAAGGFTDISARLIGQWPSERLGQQFVIENRPGAGSNVGTELVVNAPPDGYTLLLVGASSAINATLYEKLNFNFLRDITPVSGINSIPFILAVNPSFPAKTVSEFIAYARANPGKVNMASGGNGTAGHLSGELFKLLAGLNMVHVPYRGEAPALTDMLAGRRASLP
- a CDS encoding tyrosine-type recombinase/integrase, which gives rise to MTMQNQVNAALTPDKRLPWNKGKLTGAKPPLRPKHVWSIRTKLQIEGRTRDLAMFNLAIDSKLRGCDVVAIRVEDVAAGGYTADRATVRQKKTGRPVRFELSEQTRQAVDDYLKAANKRPGEFLFTARGGPNRNMTTRQYARLVSEWIGSIGLDSRLFGTHSLRRTKATLIYQRTGNLRAVQLLLGHTKIESTVRYLGIEVDDALAIAEQVDV
- a CDS encoding PilZ domain-containing protein translates to MEQKNSHSTRIPKSGSISFGRSKADCLIRSISAYGAALDIAGDEKIPDEFALTVIPDGGPRRCSVVWRKEKRIAVAFY
- a CDS encoding IS1182 family transposase, whose protein sequence is MRRFVEEADRGQWTLLPECLDDFIDEGNPVRVIDVFVGALDLAEMSFEGVEPAATGRPSYHPSVLLKLYIYGYLNRVQSSRRLEREAGRNVEVMWLLGRLAPDHKTIADFRKDNGLALRKVCARFVELCREMGLLATASVAIDGSKFKAVNNRDRNFTKAKVQRRRAQLEESVARYLSQLDTADRQEPSEALAAKVTRLTEKLTKLKEEMGKLAVYEKQMLDSPDQQISLTDPDSRSMATSGRGSGVVGYNVQVAVDTEHHLIVTHEVTNSGSDRAQLANMAKQAKAVLQTETLEAVADRGYFSSAEILACHEAGITVTLPKPQTSGAKSDGRFGKQDFVYLPEEDAYRCPAGEQLPYRFTSEEDGKRIRRYWTSACQNCSLKSQCTTGPERRIPRWEHEHLLEAVQRRLDANPHAMRVRRETVEHPFGTMKARMGATHFLTKTLPKVAAEMALSVLAYNLTRVMNIVGTKPLMAAIVA